The sequence below is a genomic window from Meles meles chromosome 3, mMelMel3.1 paternal haplotype, whole genome shotgun sequence.
GATTGAAGAGCAGGTGTTTGATTAGTTGCATGTTTTGATGACATTCAACTGTATagaatttaaggggcacctgggataAGTATCTgtcttaggctctggtcatgatctcagggttttgggatggagccctgaatcaagctccctactcagtagggagtctgcttattcctctccctctccctctctgcctctctcaaataaataaataaaatctttttaaaaagactttatttatttatttgacagagatcacaagtaggcagagaggcaagcagagagagaggaaggaaagtaggctccctgctgagcagagagctcgatgcgggctcgatcccaggaccctgggaccatgacctgagctgaaggcagaggcttaacccactgagccacccaggcaccccaaataaataaaatcttaaaaaaaagaaaatagaccttTATATGGGAAACTTACATGGATGAATTCTGCTTCCACAAATGAAACTAATTCatcattttttgagagagagagaaggagagagagagagtgagcaggaagggggcagagggagagggagagaaagagaatctcaagcagactccacacccagtgcacagccccacttggggctggatctcatgaccctgagatcatgacctgaaccaaaccaagggtcagatgcctaatcaactgagcctcccaggcaccccgagacaaattcatctttaaattatatacaaccggagcatctgggtggctcagtcagttaaatgtctgccttcagctcaggttatgatcttggagtcctgggattgagccccacatcatgcttcctgctcatcagggagtctgcttctccttctccctctgctcctccccctcctcatgttctctctctctctctcttgctcactctctctctcaaataaataaataaaatctttaaaaaataaattatacacaactaatgaatcattgaacatacatcaaaaactagtgatgtactgtttgttggctaattgagtgtaaattaaaaaataaaccagcaaaaaaaaaaataaaaaataaaataaaccagcaacaacaaaatacagAGACATGACAGATAAGgcaatgtatttacttatttttaggaGAATAACTGACACCTCTATTATACATAGCTTATAAATATCTAAACATGcccatataataaaatttaaactttttatacTTTAGTATCTgtttaatagttttataattGTAATGGAAATATTAAGTCAAGTTaatgtaattttcatttaaagttaAAACATCATTatgaagaaacattaaaaagatttgaGAAACTTATACTTAAGATCATATAGCATATACGGTTATAAGGAAATACTTATTTTGGTCAAAATGTGTTCTATGTGGAtaattccagttttaaaaaactgcttttcATCCCAGATAAAGGGTTTgctgaacaacaaaataaataatattggattataacccaaataataaaatatatacccatgagtctatatattaaaaaataactacataaTGAATTagtggaggagaaaggaaaagttcTTCTTGGAGAAGaatttcaattaattaatgtaaaaggaatcacagaaatagaaaattatcatTCTAATGCCACAGTGTTAATTGCCATAGGAAATAGCCAGTAATGGATACTCAAATTAGCAGGCAAAAGTTTAAGCAGAAACATGATATTTGCATAATTTCAAAGTGTCTCTCACCaagtatttattaattacaagaaaaaacAGTAACTTTAGAGTGCAGAAACTTTACAAATATTATCTTAACCAAGTGATGGAAATTAATATCACCTTAacactatttttatatattaagtataactgtatacttaaaaatgttttaacatggtaaattttatgttgctttttaccacaattttttaaaaagattaatattaGTGCTAAGTAGGACACATTCACGTCAGGTACCCCAATAATGATGCACTGAGAAGGATACAGTATCATTTCTGTGGTAGTCTTCCCAATAATGCATAACATAAATCTAATCTGAAGAAGACAAAGACAATCTCAAATTGAGGGACATGtttgttaactaaacttattttgGTAACCATTTCACAATACATGTGAGTCAAGTCATTATGCCATATACCTTGAAATTATACAGTGCTATATGTCAGATATgtatcaataaaactgaaaaaaattgaaaaatcaaatcTGGTAATATCTGACAATGTATCTTTCCTTAAGGCTACTTAATTGGTATTCATGATCACTTTTTTccttaatatcttttttattttatagttgtgTGCTAGCACTTGTTAACTACAGTAagcctaatttattttttccctcccctacCTTTCATTCCCCACATTCATATAACTTCTCTCTGATAAACAATGATATAGACTTTAGTGTATAGAGGTTTGAGACTTGCCTCTAAGGCCCTAAACAACTATTAAGAAATCACCTGTAACTTAATTTtgggaaacattcctgaactgaATCTCTTTAGTCTTATATCTGCCTTTACTCACCTTCTCAAGTAagtcaatcctttttttttcttcacctttcCTTCCACCTTATTACCTATAAGGACCACCATTCACCAGGCATTTGCGTTATTATGAATGATGGCAGGCAAGATGTTGAGTCAGAGATGATCTCCACATGCTGAGAGgcaaaaatctaaaatttctgagtgataataaaatatatttctgcttCTCAAATCTAATTGCTTCCTGATGTATCAAAACTAGGCCCTAGTCTTCATCCCTATGCATACGTAACCATctaatggaaaataatttaaaggcaAAATAGCAGGATATCTTTATGGAACTAAGCATTTCCAGGGCGAGGACTAACAAACTTCTGGGAGAGACATAAGTAATGCCTACATATAGCTCATGAGTAAAAACTACATACTGTTGTCAGGTACTTGGCCATGGTCCTCTGACCCCCGAGACCTATTCCTATTAGAGTCTGGCGGTAAACTGGAGCCAGCTTCTGTTTTTGTCTCTCCAGTaccatgggggaagggaaagtTGGGCATAAAGCGTTTAAGAAACCGAAACTCACTATTGCTGGTGCCAGTGGCTGAGCACATTTCATAGGGACACGGCTGAGATAATGATCCATTGGCCCCTCTTTGTACCAGGTTGTTAGGGAAATTACAGTCATCATAGAAATGCTCTTGAACTGTGaacttttctctgtatttaaccTTCTGGTAGATGTGTATAACAAAGATCACTGtgacagagaggagaaagagaaaggaaagcacagCTAGAGAAATGACCAAATATTTAGTGGATGGGTTTACCCTTGTAGGATTCTTGGAAGGATCCCGGAACTGCAGATAGGGTTCAGAAAAACCATCTACCAGCAGGATGTTGAGTGAGGCAGTAGTGGAAAGAGCTGGTTGGCCGTGATCCTGAACAAGAATGATCAGTTTCTGAATCATGGGGTCTCTTTCAGTGATCTGCCGCAATGTACGGATTTCCCCATTTTGTTGTTGAACAGAGAATAACCCAGGGTCAGTGGCCTTAAGGAGATGATATGAAAGCCAAGAATTCTGACCTGAGTCACCATCCACAGCCACTACCTTGGTCACCAGGAAGCCTGCATCTGCAGACCTGGGCACCAGGTCGTTGCAGGGTAAGGTGCCATTCTGCAGTGGGTACAAGATCATTGGGCGGTTGTCATTGTCATCCAGAACAACCACCCTGACAGTAACCTGGCTACTCAGTGAGAGGAAGCCTCCATCAGTTGCCTTTACCACAAACTGAAAATTTTGAATGGCCTCATAATCCATGGTTCTCAGTGCATAGAGCTTCCCATTGTCTGAATTTATGGAGATGTAAGCAAAGACTGATAAATCTCCACTTTGTGGAGGTAGCAGAGTATATGTTACTTGGGCATTCTCACCCAAATCTAGATCCTCAGCATGAACTTTGCCAATAAAAATTGCTGGGCTGTTGTTTTCTCGAACAGTCAAAATGTAGGAGTCTTCCTGAAATACTGGGGCATTGTCGTTAATGTCGGCTATTAACACCTCAATCACAGTTTCTGTGAACAGACTGGGTGGTCCAGTATCCATGGCAACAACGGTGATGTTGTAGCCTGAAACCTCTTCCCGATCCAAGCCTCTGTCAGTAACCAATGAGTAAGAATTCCGGAAAGTCGGTTTGACCGCAAAAGGAAGGTCTTCTCTGAGAAAACAGGTGATTTTTCCTCCCACCCGAACATCCTGGTCTCGAATAGAGAAAAGGGCCACTACAGTTTGTAGTGGGGAGTCCTCAGGGAGAGGGCTGGACACAGAGGAAACTGTCACCTCAGGAGGATTGTCATTAACATCCACCACTTCCACCAGGACTTTGCTGTGGGCAGAGAGGCCCCCTCCATCAGTGGCTTGAATGTCAATATCATATGTTTCAATTGCTTCAAAATCTAGGGGCCCTCTCAGTCGAACCTCTCCAGTGTGAGGGTCAACCTGAAATGTTTGGAGAACTGCTTCTGGGTTTTGAGCCAAGGAATAAGTGATTTCCTTGTTGGAGCCCTCGTCCAGGTCTGTAGCACTCACAGTGGCCACCAAGGAACCGTTGGCGCTATTTTCCAGTACCTGAGCACGGTACACCAGCCTAGAGAACTGAGGCACGTGGTCATTGACATCCAGAACCTCCACGCGGATGTGCGCGACACCCGACTTGGGTGGGGACCCGCCATCCACCGCCGTAATTGTCAAGTTGACTTCAGGCTGGTCCTCTCTGTCCAGGGGCTTATCCAGGACCAGCTCAGCATATTTGGGCCCATGGCTGCGAAAGCGGGTGTGCAGGTGGAAATATGCATTGCGGCTCAAGGTGTAATTTTGAAGACCATTGAGGCCCACGTCCAGATCCTGGGCGCTCTGCAGAGGAAAACGTGAACCCAGGGGCGTGCTCTCCGGAATCTTTAAAAGCGGCTCCTTGTTCAGGAAAATTGGGGCATTGTCATTGATATCAAATACCCTGACCTCGACCCGAAAGGACTGCAGCGGCTCCACCAGGACTATTTCAAAGTGCAGGACGCACGGGTCAGCTTTGCCACACAGTGACTCCCTATCCAGTTTCTCCTTCACGAACAGATCCCCGGTCTTACGGTGGAGACGGAAATGCAGTTTGTTGCCTTCGGAAACCAGCCTCGCCCCTCGCGCAGCCAGCCTCCCTACCTCCAGCCCCAGGTCCTTAGCCACATTAGCCACAAACGAACCGCTCTCCATCTCTTCCGCCACTGAATAGCGGATGGTGGCCGCACTCCCCACAGATACGCACAACATAAAGAGAAGAGACCCTACTTGCCTGCTCTGCAGAAGTTTTCTGTGTGCCACCGCCATCCGTTCTCACAGGCGCAATCTCGCAGTAGCCACCCACCACCTGTTGCGGATAAACTTCACTTTTCTGCCAACAGGTTGCTGCAACTGCGGCGGCAGTCGGCTTTGCCGGTCTCTAGTCTCTAACCGCAGCGCCACCAAGGGCTAGCCGCGCCCGGTGAGCTGTTTTGCACTTGAAAGAAAATTTGCATTGAGCAACTCAACTCCCCAGTCTACCTAGCTTATTAATAGGTATGTTCTCATTCCAGAGATTAGGTAGAGGATGCAAGTTGTTGCCGAAGCAACGGCTGACTCTAACCCGCCTTGTAATTCCCTTTCAGAGAAAAAGTCCTTGGGAATTAAGAAgccaatgaggaaaaaaaaaaaaaaaaaaaaaaaagccaatgagGATACTCACTCAAGCTGAAGTCACCTGTCTGCGAGCCGGCTGGGGCCGC
It includes:
- the PCDHB1 gene encoding protocadherin beta-1; amino-acid sequence: MAVAHRKLLQSRQVGSLLFMLCVSVGSAATIRYSVAEEMESGSFVANVAKDLGLEVGRLAARGARLVSEGNKLHFRLHRKTGDLFVKEKLDRESLCGKADPCVLHFEIVLVEPLQSFRVEVRVFDINDNAPIFLNKEPLLKIPESTPLGSRFPLQSAQDLDVGLNGLQNYTLSRNAYFHLHTRFRSHGPKYAELVLDKPLDREDQPEVNLTITAVDGGSPPKSGVAHIRVEVLDVNDHVPQFSRLVYRAQVLENSANGSLVATVSATDLDEGSNKEITYSLAQNPEAVLQTFQVDPHTGEVRLRGPLDFEAIETYDIDIQATDGGGLSAHSKVLVEVVDVNDNPPEVTVSSVSSPLPEDSPLQTVVALFSIRDQDVRVGGKITCFLREDLPFAVKPTFRNSYSLVTDRGLDREEVSGYNITVVAMDTGPPSLFTETVIEVLIADINDNAPVFQEDSYILTVRENNSPAIFIGKVHAEDLDLGENAQVTYTLLPPQSGDLSVFAYISINSDNGKLYALRTMDYEAIQNFQFVVKATDGGFLSLSSQVTVRVVVLDDNDNRPMILYPLQNGTLPCNDLVPRSADAGFLVTKVVAVDGDSGQNSWLSYHLLKATDPGLFSVQQQNGEIRTLRQITERDPMIQKLIILVQDHGQPALSTTASLNILLVDGFSEPYLQFRDPSKNPTRVNPSTKYLVISLAVLSFLFLLSVTVIFVIHIYQKVKYREKFTVQEHFYDDCNFPNNLVQRGANGSLSQPCPYEMCSATGTSNSEFRFLKRFMPNFPFPHGTGETKTEAGSSLPPDSNRNRSRGSEDHGQVPDNSM